From the genome of candidate division TA06 bacterium:
TTTATCCGGGTTGGGTGTTTCTTTCCGTGTTTTCGGAATTTCTGCTGCTTTAGCGGCATTTATTCTGTGGTAAGGTTTTAAGTTGCGAAGCCCAATCTGATGACCGGTATTTCCCGGATCAGTATTCTGGTACGCGACGATCAGGAGTACCGCCGGGAATATGATCCCAGCGGGAAGCGCGACAGGAGAGAACAGGGTACCCGGGAAAAATAAACCGTGAGGGTCATTATCGGAGCCTCATTAAAAAATGGCTGAGAAAAAAAGTTTCACCCTGGCCGGACTGACCGGCGGAACCGGTTCCGGCAAAAGCACGGCGGCCAGATATTTCCGCGAACTGGGAGCCAGGATCATCGACGCCGACAGGATGGGGCACGATCTGCTTAAAAGCGGCTCGCCCTGTTATGAGGCGGTCCTCAAGGCTTTTAGCCCGGGCATTGCAATCAAAGGGAGAATAAGCAGGAAGGAGCTGGGCAAAATAGTCTTCGGCAATAAACGGGAAATGAAAAAGCTCAACCGGATTGTCCACCCGCACATTTTAAACGGAATAAAAGATCAAATATCAAAAATAAAAAAGAGCGGGTTCAAAGGCCTGGTGGTGGTGGACGCCGCGCTGATCGTGCCCTGGGGTTTACAAAATAAACTGGATCATCTTATAGTGGTGGAAGCCCCGGTAAAAATAAGGCTCGAGCGGCTTGTCGCTGATGGACTTTCTTTGGACCGAGCCAGGAAAATAATGGCCTCCCAGCTGCCGGTCGCAAAGCTCAAGCGGGAAGGCGATCTCATCATAATCAATGGCGGCAGTTTGTCCAGCCTGCAGCAAAAAGTAAAAAAAATTCACGAGACTTTGGGGACGCAAAGAAAAACTGATTTTTAGACACAGATGATTCACAAGAGCAGAGGTTCCGAAGTTCTGAAGTTCCGAAGTTCCGACTGCGTCAACGTTAGAACACATTGTACCAACGATAGAACATACTGCGTCAGCGTTAGAACACATTGTACCAGCGATGGAACATACTGCGCCAGCGTTAGAACATACTGCGGCAGCGTTAGAACATATTGCGGCAGCGTTAGAACGCCTTGTTCCAGCGATGGAACATACTGTCTCGCCATTATGAGGGCTTCTCCGAGCGCTGAAAGACCTTGCACCAACGATGGTCTAGAATGCGCCAACAGTAAAGCGCCTCATACTTTATTCGTGAATCGTTATTTGTTATTGGTAATTTGGTGTCTTTGTGGCATGGCTGAATAGTTGCAACAAAATTTCATAATATAAAGGCAAGGCTTAACATGACGATCTCCGAACTGAAACAGGGCTGCCAGGCGGCCCGGGAAAAACTGGCTCGCCTGCGGAGGTATCTTTGACCTTGATAAATTAGAACGGGAATTATCGCAATACGAGGATCAGATGGCCGGGCCGGGCTTCTGGAACGACAACCTTAAGGCCAAGGAGGTGATTGCCCAGGCCAACCAGCGCAAGGACTGGGTGGAGGCCTGGCGGCAGCTGGACAAAAAATGCGCCGAGGCTTCCGACCTTTTGGAAATGGTAGAGGAGGGCGACCGGGCTTCGCTGGAGGAGATAGAGAACGACCTTAAGATTTTGGAGCAAGGGGTGGAGGCGCTGGAGTACCGCCACATGCTGCGGGGCGAGGACGATGCCCGGGACGCCATCATGACCATCCACCCCGGGGCCGGCGGCACCGAAAGCCAGGACTGGGCCGAGATGCTGTTAAGAATGTACTCCCGGTGGATGGAACGCAACGGCTACGCCTATAAGATGATCGACCTCCAGCCGGGCGACGAGGCCGGGATCAAGAGCGCCACCTTGGAGGTGACCGGTAAAT
Proteins encoded in this window:
- a CDS encoding dephospho-CoA kinase; its protein translation is MAEKKSFTLAGLTGGTGSGKSTAARYFRELGARIIDADRMGHDLLKSGSPCYEAVLKAFSPGIAIKGRISRKELGKIVFGNKREMKKLNRIVHPHILNGIKDQISKIKKSGFKGLVVVDAALIVPWGLQNKLDHLIVVEAPVKIRLERLVADGLSLDRARKIMASQLPVAKLKREGDLIIINGGSLSSLQQKVKKIHETLGTQRKTDF